A region from the Candidatus Polarisedimenticolia bacterium genome encodes:
- a CDS encoding polysaccharide deacetylase family protein → MKSGLALGLTKSGAAGLLGSGRRSRETPLVVGYHRVVQDFDRSATTSIPSMLISARMLEQHLDWLGGHYRLVSLEDMGKRLEEGASTAGTAAVTFDDGYADVYENAFSILKRKGFPATIFVVTGMIGTSQSMIHDRLYALLGRALSGAAAPAGVLAGLYGDCGLRMPEPRALARAGRTTFTALRLFLDTLAQPAILAVIAKLETRFGPNGTDGGLALTWEMIDEMRSAGVTIGSHSRTHALLTHESPQRKRNEISGSRQTLEARLKTQVDHFAYPDGRFDSQTLIATAGAGYRFGYTACGHRDPRFPLLTLSRRVLWERACVDSRGAFSGAVLACLVGGVFDVLSPCRLTHGPGIDGRPHLCAAWSGTTS, encoded by the coding sequence GTGAAGTCGGGTCTGGCGCTGGGGCTGACCAAGTCCGGCGCCGCGGGGCTTCTGGGGTCCGGCCGGAGATCGAGGGAAACGCCCCTCGTCGTCGGGTACCACAGGGTGGTCCAGGACTTCGACCGGAGCGCCACGACCTCCATACCGTCGATGCTGATCAGCGCGCGGATGCTGGAGCAGCACCTCGACTGGCTGGGCGGACACTACCGACTGGTCTCCCTGGAGGACATGGGGAAGCGCCTGGAGGAGGGAGCCTCCACCGCCGGGACCGCCGCCGTCACGTTCGACGACGGCTACGCGGACGTGTACGAGAACGCCTTCTCGATTCTCAAGCGCAAGGGGTTCCCCGCGACCATCTTCGTCGTGACCGGGATGATCGGCACGTCGCAGTCGATGATCCACGACAGGTTGTACGCCCTCCTTGGACGGGCCCTGTCGGGCGCGGCGGCCCCCGCCGGCGTGCTCGCCGGCCTGTACGGCGACTGCGGTCTGCGCATGCCCGAGCCTCGAGCCCTGGCGCGCGCGGGCCGGACGACATTCACGGCGCTGCGCCTGTTCCTCGATACTCTCGCGCAGCCCGCCATCCTGGCCGTGATCGCGAAGCTCGAGACCCGCTTCGGCCCGAACGGGACCGACGGCGGTCTGGCGCTCACCTGGGAGATGATCGACGAGATGCGCTCTGCCGGCGTGACGATCGGCTCTCACAGCCGGACGCACGCCCTGCTGACCCATGAGAGCCCGCAGCGAAAGCGCAACGAGATTTCCGGATCACGCCAGACGCTGGAAGCGCGCCTGAAGACGCAGGTGGACCATTTCGCCTACCCCGACGGCCGGTTCGACTCCCAGACCCTGATCGCCACGGCCGGGGCGGGCTACCGGTTCGGATACACCGCCTGCGGGCACCGCGATCCGAGATTCCCGCTCCTGACGCTGTCGCGCCGGGTCCTCTGGGAACGCGCCTGCGTCGACTCCCGCGGGGCCTTCTCCGGGGCGGTCCTGGCCTGCCTGGTCGGGGGCGTCTTCGACGTCCTGTCTCCGTGCCGCCTGACTCACGGGCCCGGGATTGATGGCAGGCCGCACCTGTGCGCGGCTTGGAGCGGCACGACATCGTGA
- the asnB gene encoding asparagine synthase (glutamine-hydrolyzing) codes for MCGIAGIVHLDGGPVVPEDVRRMCDVMRHRGPDDEGLYLGACAGLGMRRLSIIDLETGRQPIHNEDRTVWVVLNGEIYNFRELRRDLESRGHAFHTHTDTETIVHLYEEYGDRCVDHLRGMFAFALWDETQRRLLLARDRLGVKPLYYAEIDGRLAFASELKALLELPYIEPEINWRAASHLFTFLTTPASDSIVQGVRKLPAGHLLVATPGHGTRVRPYWDVRFEPVHGRSAGDLAEELRALLDESVRLRLVSDVPLGAFLSGGLDSSAVVATMARHMTGPVKTFTIGFKDQAFDESAHARRVARKFGTEHHELVLEPEVVDIVERIAWHLDEPFGDSSAIPTYMVSQLAAKHVKVVLSGDGGDELFAGYDRYLVEARRRAFRLPAAARWTVGAVAASLPPGAKGRNVLRNLALDGPHRYLDESTLFHRDDLERLLMPEALGRMAEGDPWSEELGYLARAGGHWLSAARYMDMKAYLPLDILTKVDRMSMAHSLEARAPLLDHRLVEFAATIPPDMLLRGGTTKWIFKEAMRGILPDDIIDRRKQGFAVPLGRWFRGKLGRFVRDLLLSKRSRERGIFNPIAIETLVRHHEAGRPLDLHLWTLLSFELWCRAFVDARSWRQKEVACASL; via the coding sequence ATGTGCGGCATTGCCGGCATCGTTCATCTCGACGGCGGGCCCGTCGTTCCGGAAGACGTCCGGCGCATGTGCGACGTCATGCGCCACCGCGGACCGGACGACGAGGGGCTTTACCTGGGCGCCTGCGCCGGATTGGGAATGCGGCGTCTGAGCATCATCGATCTCGAAACCGGCCGGCAGCCGATCCACAACGAGGACCGGACGGTCTGGGTGGTGCTGAACGGCGAGATCTACAACTTCCGGGAGCTCCGGCGGGACCTGGAGTCCAGAGGGCATGCGTTCCACACGCACACCGACACGGAGACCATCGTCCACCTTTACGAGGAGTACGGCGACCGGTGCGTCGATCACCTGCGCGGCATGTTTGCCTTCGCCCTCTGGGACGAAACGCAGCGCCGGCTTCTCCTGGCCCGCGACCGTCTCGGAGTGAAGCCGCTGTACTACGCCGAGATCGACGGACGGCTCGCGTTCGCCTCAGAGCTCAAGGCCCTCCTCGAGCTGCCGTACATCGAGCCGGAGATCAACTGGCGGGCCGCGTCTCACCTGTTCACGTTTCTCACGACCCCCGCGTCCGACAGCATCGTCCAGGGGGTCCGCAAGCTACCTGCCGGGCACCTCCTGGTCGCCACGCCCGGCCACGGGACGCGGGTCCGCCCTTACTGGGACGTCCGCTTCGAGCCCGTCCATGGCCGGAGCGCCGGCGATCTGGCCGAGGAGCTGCGCGCGCTGCTGGACGAGTCGGTGCGCCTGCGGCTGGTGAGCGACGTGCCCCTGGGGGCCTTCCTGAGCGGCGGGCTCGACTCGAGTGCGGTCGTCGCCACGATGGCGCGCCACATGACAGGCCCGGTCAAGACCTTTACCATCGGTTTCAAGGACCAGGCGTTCGACGAGAGCGCGCACGCCCGGCGGGTCGCCCGGAAGTTCGGGACGGAGCACCACGAGCTCGTCCTCGAACCCGAGGTGGTCGACATCGTCGAGCGCATCGCCTGGCACCTCGACGAGCCGTTCGGCGACTCCTCGGCCATCCCCACCTACATGGTGTCGCAGCTGGCGGCCAAGCACGTGAAGGTGGTGCTCTCGGGCGACGGCGGAGACGAGCTCTTCGCCGGCTACGACAGGTACCTCGTCGAGGCGCGGAGGCGCGCCTTCCGGCTCCCCGCGGCGGCGCGCTGGACCGTCGGGGCGGTGGCCGCATCCCTTCCGCCGGGAGCAAAGGGGCGCAATGTCCTGCGCAACCTGGCGCTCGACGGACCGCACCGCTACCTGGACGAATCGACGCTCTTCCATCGCGACGACCTGGAGCGTCTGCTCATGCCCGAGGCCCTCGGTCGCATGGCGGAGGGCGATCCCTGGAGCGAGGAGCTGGGCTACCTGGCGCGGGCGGGCGGCCACTGGCTGTCGGCGGCGCGCTACATGGATATGAAGGCCTATCTGCCCCTGGACATCCTCACCAAGGTGGACCGGATGAGCATGGCGCACTCGCTGGAAGCGCGCGCGCCGCTCCTGGACCATCGGCTGGTCGAGTTCGCGGCGACGATCCCCCCCGACATGCTGCTGCGCGGCGGCACGACGAAGTGGATCTTCAAGGAGGCGATGCGGGGCATCCTGCCCGACGACATCATCGACCGGCGCAAGCAGGGTTTCGCCGTCCCGCTCGGCCGCTGGTTCAGAGGGAAGCTCGGCAGGTTCGTCCGCGACCTGCTCCTGTCGAAGCGCAGCCGGGAGCGGGGCATCTTCAACCCGATCGCAATCGAGACCCTGGTGCGACACCACGAGGCCGGGCGTCCGCTCGACCTGCACCTCTGGACGCTGCTCTCCTTCGAGCTGTGGTGCCGCGCCTTCGTCGACGCCCGCTCTTGGCGGCAGAAGGAGGTCGCATGCGCGTCGCTCTGA
- a CDS encoding glycosyltransferase family 4 protein yields the protein MRVALIAPGPGSLGGQEVQAAALQDRLREEGHQVTRIPIDPRSPRPLSWVRRLPYVRTLVNQAIYIPSLARLRGVDVVHIFSASFWSFLLAPAPAIAVSRLFGKRVVLHYHSGEAESHLARWGMLVHPFLRLVDDIVVPSEYLREVFARHGHRARVIRNIVDTGRFRYRERPPLRPRFLSARSLEPHYRVEVTIRAFSRLKKSYPEATLTVAGSGSQEKYLRGLVAALGAEGVRFAGAVDPRRMPELYEEADILLNASVVDNQPVSVLEAFAAGLPVVSTAAGDLANLIRHRTTGLLVPREDPGAMVDAASYLLGNPNRALLIARGARREAEKYRWESVRSSWLAVYAGRPS from the coding sequence ATGCGCGTCGCTCTGATCGCGCCGGGCCCCGGTTCTCTGGGGGGGCAGGAGGTCCAGGCGGCGGCTCTGCAGGACCGCCTGCGGGAGGAGGGGCACCAGGTCACCCGGATCCCCATCGATCCCCGTTCCCCGCGGCCCTTGTCGTGGGTGCGCCGGTTGCCGTACGTCCGCACCCTGGTCAACCAGGCTATTTACATTCCATCCCTCGCGCGTCTGCGCGGGGTCGACGTCGTGCACATCTTCTCCGCGTCCTTCTGGTCGTTCCTCCTGGCTCCGGCGCCGGCCATCGCCGTATCGCGCCTGTTCGGGAAGCGGGTGGTGCTGCACTACCACAGTGGCGAGGCGGAGTCGCACCTGGCGCGATGGGGTATGCTGGTTCATCCCTTCCTGCGCCTGGTCGACGACATCGTCGTGCCGTCCGAATACCTGCGAGAGGTTTTCGCGCGTCACGGCCACCGCGCCCGCGTCATCCGCAACATCGTGGACACGGGGCGATTCCGCTACCGTGAGCGGCCTCCTCTTAGGCCGCGTTTCCTTTCTGCCCGCAGCCTCGAGCCTCACTATCGCGTGGAGGTGACGATCCGCGCCTTCTCGCGCTTGAAGAAGAGCTACCCGGAGGCCACGCTGACGGTGGCCGGGTCGGGAAGCCAGGAGAAATACCTGAGAGGCCTGGTGGCCGCGCTCGGGGCGGAAGGCGTGCGCTTCGCCGGGGCGGTCGATCCGCGCCGGATGCCGGAACTGTACGAAGAGGCCGACATCCTCCTGAACGCCTCGGTGGTCGACAACCAGCCGGTGTCGGTCCTGGAGGCCTTTGCGGCCGGGCTTCCGGTCGTCTCCACGGCGGCCGGCGATCTGGCCAACCTCATCCGCCACCGCACCACCGGCCTGCTCGTGCCGCGCGAGGACCCGGGGGCGATGGTCGACGCCGCGTCCTATCTCCTGGGGAACCCGAACCGCGCCCTGCTCATCGCCCGCGGCGCCAGGCGGGAGGCCGAGAAGTACCGCTGGGAGAGCGTGCGGAGCTCCTGGCTCGCGGTGTACGCCGGTCGACCGTCATGA
- a CDS encoding lipopolysaccharide biosynthesis protein produces the protein MRGLERHDIVIQPAKSAGIPFGPELVLTLGRSVGFAATFFIPVVLVRVFDQTTFGTYKQLFLVFATLYFIAQVGLAESLFYFVPQAQGRRGTYVANAAIGLGALGLATGALLWARAPALAAWLNNAALAPYLPWIGAFLLLMLVSAGLEIVLIARGRFVWAAASYGLSDLLRAALFILPALVTRRLEWVLLGAVAFAALRMVVTLGYFIGEFRGALRPGSGALGEQLSYALPFGAAVLIETIQGNLHQYVVSARFDAATFAIYAVGCLQVPFVDFVAGPAGSVMMVRMSERLGDNDRGSVLELWHQTTLRLAMIFFPLTAMLLVLGRDLILVLFTPAYAASVPIFLAWTLSILFPVLQTDGVLRVFARTRFMLMVNVARLVLILGSISWFLSTFGLIGAVLVTLSSMIVAKGLMLFDMCRLLKVGPRRLLPWGGLATTAGLAAAAAAPAWVVMQALADHPLAGLAAAGMTYASIYLAALAAVHRWPRSGGGAVEPLQAVRAEGA, from the coding sequence GTGCGCGGCTTGGAGCGGCACGACATCGTGATCCAGCCCGCCAAGTCCGCCGGAATCCCGTTCGGGCCCGAGCTCGTGCTGACGCTCGGCCGCAGCGTCGGCTTCGCAGCGACGTTCTTCATCCCGGTGGTGCTGGTGCGTGTGTTCGACCAGACCACGTTCGGCACCTACAAGCAGCTCTTCCTGGTCTTCGCCACCCTGTATTTCATAGCGCAGGTGGGCCTGGCCGAGAGCTTGTTCTACTTCGTCCCGCAGGCGCAGGGGCGCCGCGGGACTTATGTCGCGAACGCAGCGATCGGCCTCGGGGCCCTGGGTCTCGCGACCGGCGCGCTGCTGTGGGCCCGAGCGCCGGCCCTCGCCGCCTGGTTGAACAACGCCGCGCTGGCTCCGTATCTCCCGTGGATCGGCGCGTTCCTGCTTCTGATGCTCGTCTCGGCGGGCCTCGAGATCGTCCTGATCGCGCGTGGGCGTTTTGTCTGGGCGGCGGCGTCGTACGGACTGTCGGACCTGCTGCGCGCGGCGCTGTTCATCCTGCCCGCTCTGGTCACGCGCCGCCTGGAATGGGTGCTGCTGGGCGCGGTGGCGTTCGCGGCCCTGCGCATGGTCGTGACGCTCGGTTACTTCATCGGGGAGTTCAGGGGCGCATTGCGTCCGGGCAGCGGAGCGCTGGGCGAGCAGCTTTCGTACGCGCTGCCGTTCGGGGCGGCGGTCCTGATCGAGACGATCCAGGGGAACCTGCACCAGTACGTGGTGTCCGCACGCTTTGATGCGGCCACCTTCGCCATCTATGCAGTCGGCTGTTTGCAGGTCCCGTTCGTGGATTTCGTGGCGGGCCCGGCAGGGAGCGTGATGATGGTCCGCATGAGCGAGAGGCTCGGCGATAACGACCGGGGATCCGTCCTGGAGCTCTGGCACCAGACGACGCTGCGTCTCGCGATGATCTTCTTCCCTCTGACGGCGATGCTTCTGGTTCTGGGGCGCGACCTGATCCTCGTCCTGTTCACGCCGGCGTACGCGGCGAGCGTGCCGATCTTCCTCGCCTGGACGCTTTCGATCCTGTTCCCGGTGCTGCAGACCGACGGTGTGTTGCGGGTCTTCGCCAGGACGCGCTTCATGCTCATGGTGAACGTCGCCCGGCTCGTGTTGATCCTGGGATCGATCTCCTGGTTCCTCTCGACGTTCGGGCTCATAGGGGCCGTCCTGGTCACCCTCTCCAGCATGATCGTCGCGAAGGGCCTGATGCTGTTCGACATGTGTCGACTCCTGAAGGTGGGCCCGCGCCGGCTTCTCCCCTGGGGCGGGCTCGCGACGACGGCCGGCCTGGCCGCCGCTGCTGCGGCCCCGGCGTGGGTGGTCATGCAGGCGCTGGCCGACCATCCTCTGGCGGGCCTGGCGGCCGCGGGGATGACCTACGCGTCGATCTACCTGGCGGCCCTCGCCGCCGTCCACAGATGGCCGCGCTCTGGCGGCGGAGCGGTGGAACCGCTTCAAGCCGTGCGCGCCGAGGGAGCGTAA
- a CDS encoding M48 family metallopeptidase, with translation MKARRVRIAVVIGSLLAVASVAGGSSFAQTKIKPGFNLFSVEQDKEIGLKSAAEAERQLPILHDRQIDAFVTAVGKRLAASAPGAKYPYQFKVVNASDINAFALPGGYLYFNRGLLEAAKTEGQLAGVMAHEIAHVALRHGTNQASKAYLSQMGLGVMGGLIGKDGGSTAKTVNAIGGFGLNAMFLKFSRTDEEQADIVGAQTMARAGYNPQDMVDFFELLRSTQARDPGKVEQFFSSHPAPKDRASRIRTEMRALNIKPTQPVGGMTKVKSTLKALSPAQSTQQIAQATTGTTGSTALTAGGGRVAEVNVDRPSTSFRSFQQRGGFFRVDYPTNWSVYEPTNGYGATLAPPGGYVDTGGDERNLVYGVIINHYDPIDREASERFGSGGSVNYSTGFVDGSGRSISRTNLAQATNDLIAQILRSNPNLKISPNSQRTDTVSGAAALSLVLSGRSDVTEQEERVTLFTRELPDDDVIYALFIAPGQDYGELGKTFDRMISSLEVNDRAVHD, from the coding sequence ATGAAGGCAAGACGCGTTCGAATCGCCGTCGTGATAGGCAGTCTCCTGGCAGTGGCATCCGTGGCCGGAGGGTCGTCCTTCGCCCAGACCAAGATCAAGCCGGGGTTCAATCTTTTCTCCGTGGAGCAGGACAAGGAAATCGGCCTGAAATCCGCGGCCGAGGCGGAGCGTCAGCTGCCGATCCTCCATGACCGCCAGATCGATGCGTTCGTCACTGCGGTCGGCAAGCGTCTCGCGGCCTCGGCCCCCGGGGCGAAATACCCGTACCAGTTCAAGGTCGTGAACGCCTCCGACATCAATGCGTTCGCGCTGCCCGGCGGATACCTGTACTTCAACCGCGGCCTCCTCGAGGCGGCCAAGACCGAGGGACAGCTCGCGGGCGTCATGGCGCACGAGATCGCCCACGTGGCTCTGCGGCACGGGACCAATCAGGCGTCGAAGGCCTACCTCAGCCAGATGGGGCTCGGAGTGATGGGAGGCCTCATCGGCAAGGACGGCGGCTCGACCGCAAAAACGGTCAATGCCATCGGGGGATTCGGGCTGAACGCGATGTTCCTGAAGTTCAGCCGCACGGACGAGGAGCAGGCAGACATCGTGGGCGCGCAGACGATGGCCAGGGCCGGCTACAATCCGCAGGACATGGTGGATTTCTTCGAGCTGCTGCGAAGCACGCAGGCGCGCGATCCGGGGAAGGTTGAGCAGTTCTTCAGCAGCCACCCCGCCCCCAAGGATCGCGCCAGCCGCATCAGGACCGAGATGCGGGCGCTGAACATCAAGCCGACGCAGCCGGTCGGCGGCATGACGAAGGTGAAATCCACGCTCAAGGCGCTGTCCCCGGCGCAGTCGACCCAGCAGATCGCCCAGGCGACGACCGGCACGACGGGATCGACTGCGCTCACCGCCGGCGGCGGCCGCGTGGCCGAAGTCAACGTCGACCGTCCGTCCACGAGCTTCCGATCGTTTCAGCAGCGAGGCGGGTTCTTCCGCGTCGACTACCCGACGAACTGGAGCGTCTACGAGCCGACGAACGGGTACGGGGCCACCCTCGCTCCGCCGGGCGGTTACGTCGACACGGGAGGCGACGAAAGGAACCTCGTCTACGGCGTGATCATCAACCATTACGATCCGATCGATCGCGAAGCCAGCGAACGGTTCGGGAGCGGCGGGTCCGTGAACTACAGCACCGGCTTCGTCGACGGCAGCGGCCGCTCCATCAGTCGCACGAACCTTGCCCAGGCCACGAACGACCTGATCGCCCAGATCCTCCGGTCCAATCCCAATCTGAAAATTTCTCCCAATTCACAGCGAACCGACACGGTCAGCGGGGCCGCGGCTCTCTCCCTGGTCCTGTCCGGCCGCTCGGACGTGACGGAACAGGAGGAGCGTGTCACCCTGTTCACTCGCGAGCTTCCCGATGACGACGTCATCTACGCGCTGTTCATCGCCCCCGGGCAGGACTATGGCGAGCTGGGCAAGACGTTCGACCGCATGATCTCCAGCCTGGAGGTCAACGACCGCGCGGTGCACGACTAA
- a CDS encoding alginate lyase family protein: protein MGFQELASRGRQEAAKWLDRLGASVVTEDGARRRRLLAITGAFASRQPGDAVERALGRAFQWFNENAPGRFFDGAASDGTEHLLGRCLPPARLQLLAAAGTIGRKRFDLLGYRELFFGDPIDWRLDPLSGRRAPFAHWSRIDLFDSEAMGDPKVIWELNRHQWLVTLGQSYRLDGDERHAEMFASSVREWTAANPVGWGINWASSLEVALRLISWCWALHLFRGSRALTPDLLAEMRAGIRSHAAHVERYLSHYTSPNTHLTGEALGLFYAGTQLPDLAEAGRWTITGERILAEQVARQVLPDGVYFEQATCYQRYTIEIYLHFLILASRCGRRVPEAVPDRIRKALDFLLAIATPRGTVPSMGDSDGGWLLPLHRRDPNDVRGIFSTAAALFGRAEYAWAAGGLAPETLWLLGPEGEAAFRAVAPTPPRPSSHELFGAGGYVVMRSGWGPCDHQIIFDVGPLDPPSAAGHAHADLLSVQCALFGEPCVVDPGTFRYAADPLWRDMFRGTAAHSTVTVDGAGQAVPSGPFAWHAAPRARLRRFASDDSLGYADAEHGAYCRLPDPVVHRRRILFLKPRYLVIVDDLDGKAEHRIDTRFQFAPLRAEQQDGWVRATGPRRTGLLIRSFANVDLTTRIAEGSEALPEGWVSPDYGQRRPAPIMIVSAEALLPLRIITLLVPTDGKPGRPPEVSLLDRGARRPAGLILDGGRDTLRFEEEGVVVNGRSFP, encoded by the coding sequence ATGGGATTCCAGGAGCTGGCGAGCCGCGGGCGGCAGGAGGCCGCGAAGTGGCTGGATCGCCTCGGCGCCTCGGTGGTCACCGAGGACGGCGCGCGGCGCAGGCGGCTCCTGGCCATCACGGGGGCGTTCGCATCAAGGCAGCCGGGGGACGCGGTGGAACGGGCTCTGGGACGGGCGTTTCAGTGGTTCAACGAAAACGCGCCGGGCCGGTTCTTCGACGGCGCCGCGAGCGACGGGACAGAGCATCTGCTCGGCCGGTGCCTGCCGCCTGCGCGCCTTCAATTGCTGGCGGCGGCCGGGACGATCGGTCGCAAACGGTTCGATCTGCTCGGTTACCGCGAGCTGTTCTTCGGCGACCCGATCGATTGGCGTCTCGACCCGCTCTCGGGACGGCGGGCCCCCTTCGCTCACTGGAGCCGGATTGATCTCTTTGATTCGGAGGCGATGGGCGACCCCAAGGTCATCTGGGAGCTGAACCGGCACCAGTGGCTGGTGACCCTGGGGCAGTCCTATCGCCTGGACGGAGACGAGCGGCATGCCGAGATGTTCGCGTCGTCGGTCCGGGAATGGACGGCGGCCAACCCCGTGGGGTGGGGCATCAACTGGGCCAGCAGCCTGGAGGTCGCCCTGCGGCTGATCTCCTGGTGCTGGGCCCTGCACCTGTTCCGGGGCTCGCGCGCGCTCACGCCGGATCTGCTCGCGGAGATGCGGGCGGGCATCCGCAGCCACGCGGCCCACGTCGAGCGCTACCTGTCGCACTATACCTCTCCCAACACCCACCTCACGGGAGAAGCCCTCGGCCTGTTCTATGCGGGCACCCAGCTTCCCGATCTCGCCGAGGCCGGGCGCTGGACGATTACGGGCGAGCGGATCCTGGCGGAGCAGGTCGCGCGCCAGGTGCTGCCCGACGGGGTCTACTTCGAGCAGGCGACCTGCTACCAGCGCTACACGATCGAAATCTACCTGCACTTCCTGATCCTTGCGTCGCGTTGCGGCCGCCGCGTCCCGGAGGCGGTGCCGGACAGGATCCGCAAGGCGCTCGACTTCCTGCTGGCGATCGCGACGCCCCGCGGCACGGTGCCGAGCATGGGAGACAGCGACGGCGGCTGGCTCCTGCCGCTGCATCGCCGGGATCCGAACGACGTGCGCGGTATCTTCTCGACCGCGGCGGCGCTCTTCGGGCGGGCCGAGTACGCCTGGGCGGCCGGCGGGCTGGCCCCGGAGACTCTCTGGCTCCTCGGTCCCGAGGGCGAAGCCGCCTTTCGAGCCGTGGCACCCACGCCGCCAAGGCCCTCTTCCCATGAGCTGTTCGGCGCAGGCGGGTACGTCGTGATGCGCAGCGGCTGGGGGCCGTGCGACCACCAGATCATCTTCGATGTCGGGCCGCTGGATCCCCCTTCCGCCGCAGGTCACGCGCACGCCGATCTCCTGAGCGTCCAATGCGCCCTGTTCGGAGAGCCGTGCGTCGTAGACCCCGGCACCTTCCGGTACGCGGCCGACCCCTTGTGGCGGGACATGTTCCGCGGCACGGCGGCGCACAGCACCGTCACGGTGGACGGCGCCGGGCAGGCCGTGCCGTCCGGCCCGTTTGCCTGGCACGCCGCGCCCCGCGCGCGGCTGCGGCGCTTCGCCTCCGACGATTCCCTCGGCTATGCCGATGCCGAACACGGCGCCTACTGCCGGCTTCCCGATCCGGTCGTTCACCGGCGCCGGATCCTGTTCCTGAAGCCCCGCTACCTCGTCATCGTGGATGACCTGGACGGGAAGGCCGAGCACCGCATCGACACGCGGTTCCAGTTCGCCCCGCTGCGGGCGGAGCAGCAGGACGGCTGGGTGCGCGCCACCGGACCGCGGAGAACCGGGCTCCTGATCCGCTCTTTCGCGAACGTCGATCTGACGACACGGATCGCCGAGGGTAGCGAGGCTCTCCCGGAAGGCTGGGTGTCGCCCGACTACGGACAGCGCAGGCCGGCGCCCATCATGATCGTGAGCGCCGAAGCGCTCCTCCCCCTTCGCATCATCACGCTCCTGGTCCCGACGGACGGCAAGCCCGGCCGGCCTCCCGAGGTGTCGCTCCTCGATCGGGGAGCCCGGCGGCCGGCCGGGCTCATCCTCGACGGGGGGCGGGACACGCTGAGATTCGAGGAAGAAGGGGTCGTCGTCAACGGTAGGAGTTTTCCTTGA
- a CDS encoding GNAT family N-acetyltransferase: MLTPSSSLVAGRPLPCAIETIAEVEGFRRLRREWNELLSTSPSASVFLTWEWMFTWWKHLGGRRRLSILAVRSAGELVAIAPLAVRPPDYGRLAPFPSLEFLGTGFVGSDYLDLIVRTGREHVALPALADHLGRGKVMLEMAQVRTGFSQALDLSEWLEGSGWGVSASTTAVCPYIDLSGQTWGSYLAGLGPAHRANLQRRLRNLTRSSEPLFTEAASEEERREFLGHLIDLHNLRRRDLGGSEAFHTPGLLAFHQEFSALALQRGWLRLCLLRLDRKPAAALYGFRYGRTFYFYQSGFDPAYRKQSVGLVAMGLTIRKALEEGAAEFDLLHGDEGYKSLWARQHREIGRLEAYPPRTRGAIQRTVIDFGRGARRLARRAIPRVLADRIAAALNSRSRKTGTCLEIS; the protein is encoded by the coding sequence ATGCTCACCCCATCCTCTTCCCTGGTGGCCGGCCGGCCCCTCCCCTGCGCGATCGAGACGATCGCGGAGGTGGAGGGGTTCCGGCGGCTCCGACGCGAGTGGAACGAGCTTCTCTCGACGAGCCCGTCCGCCTCCGTCTTTCTGACGTGGGAGTGGATGTTCACCTGGTGGAAGCACCTGGGCGGCCGGCGGCGGCTGTCGATCCTCGCGGTCCGTTCCGCGGGCGAGCTGGTCGCCATCGCACCCCTGGCGGTCCGTCCCCCCGACTACGGCCGGCTGGCGCCGTTCCCCTCGCTGGAGTTCCTCGGCACGGGATTCGTCGGATCCGACTACCTGGACCTGATCGTCCGCACAGGCCGGGAGCACGTCGCCCTTCCAGCCCTGGCCGATCATCTGGGGCGGGGGAAGGTCATGCTCGAGATGGCGCAGGTCAGGACGGGATTCTCCCAGGCTCTCGATCTCTCGGAGTGGCTCGAGGGGAGCGGCTGGGGCGTGTCCGCCTCCACGACCGCCGTGTGCCCCTATATCGATCTTTCGGGCCAGACGTGGGGATCGTATCTCGCCGGACTCGGCCCGGCGCACCGGGCCAATCTGCAGCGTCGCCTGCGGAACCTGACCCGGTCGTCCGAGCCGCTCTTCACCGAGGCAGCGAGCGAGGAGGAGCGGCGCGAGTTCCTCGGCCACCTGATCGACCTGCACAATCTGCGAAGGCGGGATCTGGGGGGATCGGAGGCCTTCCACACGCCGGGTCTGCTGGCCTTTCACCAGGAGTTCAGCGCGCTGGCCCTGCAACGCGGCTGGCTGCGTCTGTGCCTCCTGCGTCTTGACCGCAAGCCGGCCGCGGCGCTCTACGGGTTCCGCTACGGTCGCACCTTCTACTTCTACCAGTCGGGCTTCGACCCGGCGTACCGCAAGCAGAGCGTCGGCCTCGTCGCCATGGGGCTGACCATCCGCAAGGCCCTGGAGGAAGGGGCGGCGGAATTCGACCTTTTGCACGGCGACGAAGGGTACAAGTCGCTTTGGGCGCGGCAGCACCGGGAGATCGGGCGGCTGGAGGCCTACCCGCCCCGCACGCGCGGCGCCATCCAGCGGACCGTGATCGATTTCGGCCGCGGCGCCCGGCGGCTGGCGCGCAGGGCCATCCCCCGCGTCCTGGCCGACCGGATCGCCGCCGCCCTGAACAGCAGGTCGAGAAAGACAGGCACGTGCTTAGAAATCTCGTGA